The proteins below are encoded in one region of Gopherus evgoodei ecotype Sinaloan lineage unplaced genomic scaffold, rGopEvg1_v1.p scaffold_38_arrow_ctg1, whole genome shotgun sequence:
- the LOC115642174 gene encoding ankyrin repeat and fibronectin type-III domain-containing protein 1-like isoform X7 — MTQQMRDIQLAQARKPPGPSSPNAAKRLYRNLSGKFRVNYTSFDEGSLPGRSEKEKLRKAYLFQSNAALFEAVELQDLERVQELLKQYSPEELDLNTPNSEGLLPLDIAIMTNNAPIARMLLQAGAKESPHCKSPLQVMSLESRALHLATLVREAEQRVNEFTAQVANETPNTDCSEKEKQLKSWEWRYRLYKRMKAGFEHACAPDPPANVHLSVASSSSVQVTFGEPLSINSAVVTKYKVEWSCSPTFSPLLGEVVIDKLRNLHFTIQGLMSGTAYYVQVSAYNMKGWGPPQASVPPFAIPSNWREYDGRAPRRRGQAEALDHLLSQVKTVHQHCVCHESCKNQPQSRKHSVSKSLKHLFHPGSKFLKTLKRGLYLTSIFYKDDNILVTHEDQIPVVEIDDTYSCLLMQDFLWFTKVACMWDEILWLRQCLTVSQSSCSCVLQTRFKMLLAISQMQGLLGIQDLGQVFFEPIKDKQGNILIVTLKEVKTNQTFESVRWVPLSKLQTSRKSVSSPEEPTSLDMLLMTMQDKLAYHQRSSQALAPGLYLAYLKLCSAVDQIRVLVPEQLPNILCHVKIRTNPNISREEWEWLQNLANLEEPSPTEPESETSQNLLYQELQGAIKELVNLVNIPLREAKDFRLYSQEVLDFGGQVSFLLLLPPSDDVCTAPGQNSPYTPRSGFLTLPLQIFELVHFFTYDREFISQYCQVSALLELESLLSQQSLREAFSDAELSTAKQRHQQVQDYIQQMEEIWREMRWMMDALQHARYKQPSCGVPLTWFLNESSGAMKEKTQSTSSHLDYLPSPTPSPETSRKLNSADSHGISDEEGSSEVFLATDSDYDSSRAQSPKELDLVYSSGPECCGRKIARTLRDSAPDVLQSHELKAPPLLPEEPRPPPELYDSDFVLPSRQIELLRITEKRQAYCVRTSSLDFPKPLFQVTRKSCPGSVDSSPTETRTTGQCSLLRLDTGSAFSPEHSQAVESSEPVFRTRSAEWTRTFQEPPELGHIANRGKKPGSATLRVCPQYETGLSNETSVKLHITTKMSAEEVVKLVVLEMNEVSRNVLGNVDAFCYSEDQLDHFGLVFVSDNTEQWLPDDFLPLSLHNAWPEGRFYVRIKETSPLLFQYGPATTV; from the exons ATGACGCAGCAGATGCGGGACAttcagctggcccaggccaggaaGCCACCAGGGCCCTCCTCCCCGAACGCCGCCAAGAGGCTTTACCGCAACCTCTCGGGGAAGTTCCGCGTTAACTACACTTCATTCGATGAGGGCAGCTTGCCAGGGAGGAGTGAGAAGGAGAAGCTACGCAAGGCCTATCTT TTTCAGAGCAATGCAGCTCTCTTTGAGGCTGTTGAGCTGCAGGATCTGGAGAGGGTGCAGGAGCTGCTAAAACAGTACAGCCCAGAGGAGCTGGACCTTAACACCCCAAACAGTGAGGGGCTGCTGCCACTGGATATCGCCATCATGACCAACAATGCCCCCATTGCCAGGATGCTGCTGCAGGCTGGAGCCAAGGAGAGTCCACACTGTAAGTCACCATTACAAG TCATGAGCCTGGAGAGCCGTGCCTTGCATCTGGCAACGCTGGTGCGGGAGGCAGAGCAGCGAGTCAACGAGTTCACAGCACAGGTGGCAAATGAGACGCCCAACACTGACTGCTCAGAGAAGGAGAAGCAGCTGAAGTCCTGGGAGTGGCGCTACCGGCTTTACAAGCGCATGAAAGCTGGTTTTGAGCATGCCT GTGCGCCGGACCCACCCGCTAATGTGCACCTGTCTGTGGCCAGCAGCAGTTCTGTGCAGGTTACCTTCGGGGAGCCCTTAAGTATCAACTCAGCCGTTGTCACCAAATACAAAG ttgaGTGGAGCTGTTCCCCaactttctcccctctcctcgGGGAAGTGGTGATCGACAAGCTAAGGAACCTGCACTTCACCATCCAGGGGCTCATGTCG gGCACGGCCTACTATGTCCAGGTGTCGGCCTACAACATGAAGGGCTGGGGACCCCCGCAAGCCTCAGTGCCACCTTTTGCTATCCCCTCCA ACTGGCGGGAATATGATGGGAGAGCACCAAGGCGAAGGGGACAAGCCGAAGCCTTAGATCATCTTCTCAGCCAGGTGAAGACTGTGCACCAGCATTGTGTCTGCCATG AGTCCTGCAAGAACCAGCCCCAGAGCAGGAAGCACTCGGTCTCCAAAAGCCTGAAGCACCTTTTTCACCCTGGCAGCAAGTTCTTAAAGACTCTGAAAAG GGGCCTGTATCTCACCTCCATCTTCTACAAAGATGACAACATCCTGGTGACACATGAGGATCAGATCCCTGTGGTGGAGATAGATGACACCTACTCCTGCCTACTCATGCAGGACTTCCTCTGGTTCACCAAG GTTGCCTGCATGTGGGATGAGATCTTGTGGCTGCGTCAGTGTCTCACGGTCTCCCAGTCATCCTGCTCCTGTGTCCTGCAGACGCGCTTCAAGATGCTGCTGGCCATCTCACAAATGCAG GGGCTGCTAGGAATCCAGGACTTGGGACAGGTCTTCTTTGAACCAATCAAAGACAAGCAAGGCAACATCTTGATAGTAACACTGAAGGAGGTGAAAACCAACCAGACTTTTGAGAGCGTCCGCTGGGTCCCCCTCTCCAAGCTGCAGACAAGCCGCAAGTCCGTCTCCTCTCCAGAAGAGCCCACCTCTCTGGATATGCTGCTGATGACAATGCAG gACAAGCTGGCTTACCACCAGAGAAGTAGCCAAGCCCTTGCCCCAGGCCTCTACCTGGCCTATCTGAAGCTCTGCAGCGCAGTGGACCAGATCCGAGTGCTGGTGCCTGAACAGTTACCCAACATCCTTTGCCATGTGAAAATACGGACCAATCCCAACATCTCCAG GGAGGAATGGGAGTGGCTACAGAACCTGGCCAATTTGGAGGAACCAAGTCCCACTGAGCCAGAGTCTGAGACTTCCCAGAACCTCTTGTATCAGGAGCTCCAAGGGGCCATTAAGGAGCTGGTGAACCTGGTCAACATCCCACTGCGAGAG GCTAAAGATTTCCGTCTGTACAGTCAGGAGGTGCTAGACTTCGGGGGACAAGTCTCCTttctcctgctgcttcctccatCTGATGACGTCTGCACTGCCCCGGGCCAGAACAGCCCCTACACCCCTCGCTCTGGCTTCCTCACATTGCCTCTCCAGATCTTTGAGCTAG TTCACTTCTTCACGTATGACCGAGAGTTCATCAGCCAGTATTGCCAGGTGTCtgcgctcctggagctggagtctcTCCTTTCCCAGCAGAGCCTCAGGGAAGCCTTCTCAGATGCTGAGCTCTCCACAGCTAAGCAGAGACACCAGCAGGTTCAGGACTACATACAG CAAATGGAGGAGATCTGGCGTGAGATGCGCTGGATGATGGATGCCTTGCAGCATGCCCGATATAAGCAGCCATCTTGTGGCGTGCCTCTCACCTGGTTCCTCAATGAATCCAGCGGTGCAATGAAGGAGAAAACACAGTCCACGTCATCGCATCTGgactacctcccctcccccactccatctcCAGAAACCAGTCGCAAGCTCAACTCTG CAGATTCCCATGGGATCTCGGATGAGGAGGGCTCGTCAGAGGTGTTCCTGGCTACAGACAGCGACTATGATTCCAGCAGGGCCCAAAGCCCCAAGGAGCTGGACCTGGTTTACTCCTCGGGGCCTGAGTGCTGTGGCAGAAAAATTGCCCGAACCTTGAGGGACAGTGCCCCTGACGTCCTGCAGAGCCATGAACTCAAAGCCCCACCGCTGCTCCCAGAGGAACCCCGGCCACCCCCAGAGCTGTATGACAGCGACTTTGTCCTCCCCAGCCGGCAGATTGAGCTCCTCCGCATCACGGAGAAGCGTCAGGCCTACTGCGTCCGCACTAGCAGCTTGGAtttccccaaacccctcttccaGGTGACCAGGAAGTCATGTCCTGGCTCTGTCGATAGCTCCCCAACAGAAACCAGGACGACGGGCCAGTGCAGCTTGCTCAGGCTGGACACTGGCTCAGCTTTCAGCCCCGAGCACAGCCAAGCTGTTGAAAGCTCTGAGCCTGTCTTCCGGACACGCTCAGCAGAATGGACTCGCACCTTCCAGGAGCCACCGGAGCTGGGACACATAGCAAACCGGGGGAAGAAGCCAGGCTCAGCCACCCTACGGGTCTGTCCTCAATACGAAACAGGACTGTCCAATGAGACCAGCGTTAAG CTGCATATCACCACCAAGATGTCAGCAGAAGAGGTGGTGAAGCTGGTGGTGCTGGAGATGAACGAGGTCTCCCGGAATGTGCTGGGCAACGTGGATGCCTTCTGCTACAGCGAGGATCAGCTGGATCACTTTGGACTAGTGTTCGTGTCAGACAACACCGAGCAGTGGCTGCCCGACGACTTCTTACCCCTCTCTCTCCACAACGCCTGGCCTGAGGGGCGGTTCTATGTCCGAATCAAAGAGACATCCCCTCTTTTGTTCCAGTATGGGCCAGCAACCACAGTatga